A stretch of the Panicum virgatum strain AP13 chromosome 9N, P.virgatum_v5, whole genome shotgun sequence genome encodes the following:
- the LOC120691846 gene encoding heavy metal-associated isoprenylated plant protein 30-like yields the protein MSVSSALSSFLLCCFYPSGGHRAGAYYYSSHPTSANTLYGGGYQEGPLPGRRSRMGRSRPLSLQTVELKVRMCCSGCERVVKHALTRLRGVDSVEVEVEMEKVTVTGYVDRHRVLKEVRRAGKKAEFWPNPDLPLHFTSAKNYFHDDDSYRRTYNYYRHGYNGDKHGHLPEPHRGADPVSNMFNDDDVNACSVM from the exons ATGTCGGTCTCCTCCGCGCTGTCGTCGTTCCTTCTGTGCTGCTTCTACCCGTCCGGCGGGCACCGCGCCGGCGCCTACTACTACAGCAGCCACCCGACGAGCGCCAACACCCTGTACGGTGGTGGTTACCAGGAGGGCCCCTTGCCCGGGCGCCGGAGCAGGATGGGCCGGAGCAGGCCGCTGTCGCTGCAG ACGGTGGAGCTGAAGGTCCGGATGTGCTGCTCCGGCTGCGAGCGCGTGGTGAAGCACGCCCTGACGCGGCTGCGCGGCGTGGActcggtggaggtggaggtggagatggAGAAGGTGACGGTGACGGGGTACGTGGACCGGCACCGGGTGCTCAAGGAGGTCCGCCGCGCGGGGAAGAAGGCCGAGTTCTGGCCCAACCCGGACCTGCCGCTCCACTTCACCTCCGCCAAGAACTACTTCCACGACGACGACTCCTACCGCCGCACCTACAACTACTACCGCCACGGCTACAACGGCGACAAGCACGGCCACCTCCCGGAGCCCCACCGCGGCGCCGACCCCGTCAGCAACATGTTCAACGACGACGACGTCAACGCATGCTCCGTCATGTag